CGGCGAGGCGATGACCGCGAGCCACGCCAGCCTGCGGGACGACTTCGAGGTGTCGACACCCGAGCTCGACGCGCTCGTGGCGCGGCTGACGCGTACGCCCGGTGTGATCGGGGCGCGCCTCACGGGCGCGGGCTTCGGCGGCTGCGCGGTCGCGCTCGTGCACGCGGGCGCCGCGGTCGACGGCCGGCGCGTGCGCGCGGCCGGCGGCGCACGTGTCGAGCGCTAGCCTGGTGGTCCCAACAGCGGCTGGAGCAGTGACCAGTCGGCCACGCCGCAGCCGTCGGCGCGGGTCACGGTGACGTCGACGGGCCGACCCGTGATGCGCCCGGTCACGTCCGCCCGCTGCGGGCCACCGTAGAGCTGGGTGCAGACCTGGTGCGCGGGAGCGCCCGACACCAGCCTCGCCCGCGCCTTGGCGTCGACGGTCACCAGATCGCACGCGGCGCGCGAGTCGGCGATGAAACCGGTGGCGGCAGGCGATCCGTCGCACGTGAGCGTCGCCCGGCGGGGCGTGGCGCCCGGCGCCGGGCGTACCACCACCCGCAACGACGTGGCCTGCCCGTCGCCCCGGACGGCCACCGGCCGTTGGCCACCGCAGCCCGCGACCGCGAGGGCAACCGCGGCCAACGCGACGAAGGTCGGCGCGGCGAGCGGACTCGGGCAGGCGCGCGGCAGGGAATGCGTCCGGTGCAGCGAGGAACCGTCGGGGCCGACGCGCACTGAACCGCTACATGCGATCGAGCAGCTGGGACTTCTTGGTGTCGAACTCGGCCTGCGAGATCACTCCCCGCTGGCGCAGCTCGTCGAGCTTCTCCAGCTGCTCGGGCACGGAGAGCTCGCGCCGACCGGCCATGCGGTCGGCGTTGCGCTGCTGCGCCGCCTCGATCTGGCGGTAGACCTCGTTCTGCACCTGCATCGGGTGCGGGATGTCGGTGAACATCTGCTGGCCCCGCTCCCCCGCCGACTCGATCACGAGGTCGCCGGCACCGATCACCCGCTCGAACAACGACGCGTGGAACGTGATGTCGTTCACCCGCTCGAGCGGGATCTCACGACCCTGCTTCGACAGCACGCCCGAGCGGAAGACGAGCCGGTCGGTGGTGACCACGAAGTTGGTGGTGGTCCAGCGGAGGAAGCGCAGCAGGAGCCAGACGAGGGTGACGAGCACGAGGGCGAGGGCGGCGACGAGGAGCAGGCCGGGCGCGCCGATCGCGGCCACGAAGATCGTGAGCGCCACGGTCAGCACCACGGCGGTGACCGGACCCGAGAGGAACCACCAGTGCGGTCGGAGGTCGAGGATCACGTCCTCGTTGTCGTTGAGCAGCTTGCGCGGGAACGGCACGTGCTCAGCGTACGGTGACCCGCCCCGTCAGCGGTAGACCTTGCTCCGATCAGAGGATGTCGGCATCGGACGGGTGCAGGGTGCACTCGACACCGAGCGAACGCGCCAGGTCGCGCAGCCGCCCGCCGAGCTCCTCGACGTCGAGCTCCGGGGGCACGGTCACCTCGAGCAACATGGCGTACGCAGGACGCGCCGCGTCGCCGATCACACGGGTCGTGAGGTCGACGATGTTGACGGTCTGGTCGGCGAGGAGGCCGGAGATGCGGTGCACGATGCCGGGCCGGTCGACCCCGTAGACCGAGACCGTCCAGGTGTCGCCGGG
This is a stretch of genomic DNA from Actinomycetota bacterium. It encodes these proteins:
- a CDS encoding serine protease inhibitor, giving the protein MAAVALAVAGCGGQRPVAVRGDGQATSLRVVVRPAPGATPRRATLTCDGSPAATGFIADSRAACDLVTVDAKARARLVSGAPAHQVCTQLYGGPQRADVTGRITGRPVDVTVTRADGCGVADWSLLQPLLGPPG
- a CDS encoding PH domain-containing protein — its product is MPFPRKLLNDNEDVILDLRPHWWFLSGPVTAVVLTVALTIFVAAIGAPGLLLVAALALVLVTLVWLLLRFLRWTTTNFVVTTDRLVFRSGVLSKQGREIPLERVNDITFHASLFERVIGAGDLVIESAGERGQQMFTDIPHPMQVQNEVYRQIEAAQQRNADRMAGRRELSVPEQLEKLDELRQRGVISQAEFDTKKSQLLDRM
- a CDS encoding ACT domain-containing protein produces the protein MPHVAVTAFGADRPGIVAAATKVFVDRGCNIEDTSMTILRGHFAMMLVVDAPAGLTPGELERALAEPAGELDLVVAVRALDDEVPVSPPGDTWTVSVYGVDRPGIVHRISGLLADQTVNIVDLTTRVIGDAARPAYAMLLEVTVPPELDVEELGGRLRDLARSLGVECTLHPSDADIL